The Paenibacillus amylolyticus genome contains the following window.
CATGTGCGGTGAGATGGCAGGAGACGAAACAGCAATTCCATTGCTGCTCGGTCTTGGATTGGATGAGTTCAGCATGAGCGCAACCTCCATTCTGCCAGCTCGTAGTCAGATCACCAAGCTGTCCCGTGCGGATATGCAGGAACTGGCTGCCAAAGCTCTGGATATGCAAACGGCTGAACAAGTCGTTGAATTGGTTCAAAGCATTCAAGCGTAATGTAATTTTACGGGGTTTCCACCCGATTTTAAGGGTTTCTTTTTCCGATAAAAAGCTGCATTCATGCAGCGATTTTGCCGGTATCCGCGATATATTGTGGATATCGGCTTTTTTTGTTATGAACAGGACATTTTGATGCGAACTATAGTATGTAATCAAACCGTCTTCAAACCTCGGTCTGAGAACTGAAGGGTGACTAAACATGGCTAAAGTAGGCAAATATGCTGTATTCTGAATTGCAAAGCGGCGTTGTTCAGTGGAGAATGCGTAATACATAAGTGAAAGTGCAAAGAACTAAGAGAGGAGAGCAAAGGACAAAAGCTAAAGTATAAAAGCTAGGGAATTAGTACTGGGGGATGAGCTTTGGGCATAAAGGTGCTTACTGCTGCTAATGAATCTGAGACAACTTATTCGGGGAGTTGAAGCAATGGCAGAAATCTAAAGAACTGGAGACACGTTATGTCGGAATATACAGCCGTTTTTAGCATTTTTGTGGGGAAATCAAGAAAAATAACGTGTCTGATGTTCCTAAGAATTGAAAAAGTGGGCCTGGGGGTCAAATAAGACATCCTGGATTCGTTAGAACATTTTCTGACTTGGTACGATCCACGATCCGTCCCTCACAGGCGGGCTACCGAAAGTCTGGGCTCCATGACGTGGGCATTGTGTATACCTCAGAGCAGAGCTTGCCTACGATTGAGACATGTTATAACTGGATGTTTGGTAAGCATCAAGGGTGGCATCAGTAAAAGGGGGAGGCAACATAAAAAGCTCTTGCTGATTGGAATTACCAGCAAGAGCTTTTCGTGATAACAATGAACGAATTAACTGCAAGCGCAGTTCAGTACAGGTTTGCGGGCCGCAGTAGTTTCATCCAGACGAGTCACTGGTGTTCCGTAAGGTGCGTTCAGGACCAATTCAGGTGTCTCTTCCGCCTCTTTGGCAATCCGTATCATCGTATCAATGAATCCATCGAGCGTTTCTTTGCTTTCGGTTTCTGTCGGTTCGATCATGATGCATTCCTCCACGTTAAGCGGGAAGTATACGGTTGGTGGATGATATCCAAAATCAAGTAATCGTTTGGCAACATCCAGTGTACGCACACCATATTGCTTCAATCCTCGACCCGACATGACAAATTCATGTTTGCATACACCTGGATATGGAATCTCGTAGTAAGGTGCGAGACGGGCCATCATATAGTTGGCATTCAATACCGCACACTCCGATACACGGCGCAAACCTTCTGGTCCATAGGTACGAATATAGGCATATGCCCGCACCAGAATACCGAAGTTTCCGTAGTACGCTTTGACCCGACCGATGGATTGATCGCCTTCACGATCGAATGCATATATGCCATCTTCATTTTTGATCACCATCGGTTTGGGCAGGAACGGAATCAAACGGCTCTTCACGCCAACGGGTCCGGCACCTGGTCCACCACCGCCATGAGGCGTACTCATCGTTTTGTGTAAGTTCAGATGCACCACATCAAAGCCCATATCACCCGGACGGGTAATGCCCATAATGGCATTGGAATTGGCTCCGTCATAATACAACAAGCCACCCGCTTGGTGTACGATGGATGCAATCTCCTGAATATCTTTCTCGAACAAACCAAGTGTATTCGGGTTGGTCAGCATTAGAGCTGCCGTATCCGAACCTACGGCTGCACGGAGTGCGTCCAGATCAACCAGTCCATCTGCGCGGGATGGAATCGTCACAGTTTCAAATCCTGCAACGGTTGCACTTGCAGGGTTGGTCCCGTGAGATGAATCGGGCACGATGACTTTCGTACGTTGCTCACCACGACCTTCGTGGTAGGCACGAATCATCATAAGTCCAGTCCATTCTCCGTGGGCACCAGCGGCTGGTTGCAGGGTTACCGCATCCATACCAGTCAGCCCCGCAAGGTCGTTTTGCAATGTATATAACAGTTCAAGTGCACCTTGAATGCTGGATTCATGCTGGTACGGATGGATTTTGGCAAAACCATTATAACGTGCAACATCCTCATTAATCTTCGGATTGTATTTCATCGTACAAGAACCCAGCGGATAGAATCCGTTATCTACACCGAAGTTGCGGCGGGACAGCGCAGTATAATGCCTGATAACATCTACTTCGAATACTTCCGGCAGTGCCGCTGCTTCCGAACGGAGCATTTCCCGGGGAATCAACGTATCAACAGCCTGACGAGGAACGTCACATTCTGGCAGGGAATAAGCGACACGTCCAGGGCTGCTGAGTTCAAAGATCAATGATTGTTCCGGAGCAGGAGATAAGGTCTGTGCGCTGAAAGTTGTAGCTGTCTCAGATGAAGCCGGAGTGGAGACGGAGGCACCCATTTCCGATTGTCCTTGTACCGTTGTTGTCGTTGTCGTCGTTTCCTGAGTCACAGTGATCCCTCCAATGCTCGTGCGAATTCGTCGATCTCTTCCTTACTGCGTCGTTCGGTAACAGCAATCAGCATATGTCCGGCAAGTTCCGGATAATCACGTCCAAGTTCATAGCCGCCAATAAAGCCCGCATCCAGCAGTTTCACCTGAAGGCCATCCATGTCGGTTCCTTCAGGCAGCTTAATCACAAATTCATTGAACGTTGGGGCATTAAACGTCAGACTAACGCCAGGAATCGCAGTTAATGTATTCCGCGTGTAGTGGCTCTTTTGCAGATTCAGATCTGCGACATCAATCATGCCTTGTTTACCCATGATGGACATATAGACAGATGCGCTGAGCGCAAGCAAAGCCTGGTTGGAACAGATATTGGATGTCGCCTTTTCGCGGCGAATGTGCTGTTCACGCGCTTGCAGTGTGAGTACAAATCCACGTTTGCCGTTGCGGTCCGTTGTCTGGCCTACAATTCGGCCAGGAATCCGGCGCATATGAGGCTGGGATACGGCGAAATATCCGCATGTCGGACCGCCGAGTGAAGCGGCGATGCCGAGAGGCTGCGCATCACCAACGACGATGTCGGCACCCAGCTTGCCTGGGGCTTCCAGCAGACCCAGCGATAGCGGGTTGGCACTTACGACGAGCAGGCCCTTGTGCGCATGCACGAGGTCGGCAGCTTGCTTTACATTTTCCACGGCACCAAAGAAGTTTGGACTCTGAATCATGACAGCAGCGGTATCGTCTGAGATGGCAGCTTGCAGGGCATCCCAGTCCGTGACGCCATCCTTGAAGCCAATCTCAACAATCTCCAGACGCAGTCCATGTGCATATGCCTGCAGTACCTGGCGGGCTTCCGGATGAACGGTGCGGGATACAATGAGCTGTTTGCGACGCGTTGCCGCTGCGGCCAGATTCCCTGCTTCTGCAAAGGCAGTTGCGCCGTCATACATACTGGCATTGGCTACAGCCATACCGGTTAATTCACAGATGTAAGATTGAAATTCGAAAATGGCCTGTAGTTCACCTTGGCTGATCTCAGGCTGATAAGGTGTGTAGGCAGTGTAGAACTCGGAACGTGAAATGACATGATTAATGACGGAAGGAACATGATGATCGTATATGCCTGCACCGAGGAAGCTGGCGTGTGTTTCGAAATTGGCGTTGGCGTTAGCCTGTTTGGACATGTGACGTGTCAGTGCGTATTCATCAAGCTTGGAGGATACGGGCAGCTCGCCTTGATAACGAATCTCTTGGGGAATGTCCTGGAACAGTTCCTCCAGCGTATCCACACCGATGGTTGCGAGCATGGCGCTCTGATCCTGCTCGGTCATGGGAATGTAACGGTGCTTGCTCATGCTTGATCAGCTCCTTGAGTAGGTGTCTTTGACGTACGTGTCCGTTTGTGAAAAGGGGTCTTTACGACCTCGGCTTTCAATTTCTTGCCTCGGATCTCAATCTCAAGCGGGGTTCCCAGCGCAGCATATTGGCTGTCGATGAGGGCAAGCCCCAGATTGCGCTTCAATGTAGGGGATTGCGTACCGGTCGTCACTTCACCAATATGTACGCCTTCGGCGTAGATCGGATAGTGGGGGCGGGGAATGCCGCGCTCCAGGACTTCGATACCGACCAGTTTGCGGGCGGGACCATCATTTTTTTGCTGTAACAAGGCTTCGTGTCCGATAAAAGGTCCAGCATTCAGCTTCACAAACATGCCAACACCAGCTTCAAGTGGAGAGATGGTTGGCGATAAATCCTGTCCGTATAGGGGAAGCTTGGCTTCGAAGCGCAGTGTATCCCGGGCACCAAGTCCGGTTGGCACCAGTCCGTGACCTTCACCGGCTTGCATTAATCCATTCCATACTGCAGCGGCCTGATCTGCTGGTACATATAATTCAAAGCCATCTTCACCGGTATAACCGGTACGGGACAACAGCAATTTTACACCACATACTTCGGCATTCTGCACAAAACGAAACGGTTCAATCGCCGATACATCCGTATCTGTAACTTTTCCGATAATATCTACAGCCAGTGGACCTTGCAGGGCGAGCAGCGCTGTCTGCTCCGAATCGTTGCTCATGTTTACGCCAGGGATCAGGTGCTCTTGCAACCATGCCCAATCTTTGTCGATGTTGGAGGCGTTAACGACGAGCATATAATGCTGATCTTCCAGCTTATACACGAGCAGATCATCCACCACACCGCCATCGGGGTAACACATTAGCGTATACTGGGCTTGACCCGGAACCAGCGTGGTTACATCATTGGTCGTCATTTGTTGCAAAAAAACCTCAGCCTGCTCACCCTTTACCGTGAATTCGCCCATATGGGATACATCGAACAATCCGGCGCGTTCACGCACCGCTTCATGTTCTTTCTGAATTCCACTGAATTGCACTGGAAGCTCCCAGCCTCCAAAATCAATGCACCGTACGCCTTCATATTGCTGATAGAGTGGAAAGAGTGGTGTTCTAAGCAAATCGGACATCAAATCACCTCGTCATGGGCCGTCAAACGGCCGAATATGCAATCGTGGATCAATGAACCAAAGTATTTTTAAAATTTTTCAACGCGAAGTCATTCACAGATAAGTATGGTAAGGCAGCTATGGCAGCGCCGACTGAATCCTGTTTTTCGTTTTTTGGGAAAAGGAAAAGGACAGGCCAAAGAATCGGCATGCCAAGTAGCACGCTGTATTCTAAGGCTCTGTCCCTTGTACCTGAGAGTTACCCCGCCGCCTTGTGCAGCAGGTTTCCCCTTGGGTGATCATAACGCCCGCAAAGGGCGAATAGATGCTCTCCAGAGTTGCGTCCCGTAAAAGTCCTTTTGCCTGAGAGATTCACCTCCGCTTATCGGTGGTTTACTCCTTCGGCGTTACCTCATGTACGTCCCGAATCGGGTGGTCACGGGTAATCTCTCCCTTTACATTCATCCGCGGGTATAACATAGTCCAATAAACACATTTACTCCTTTCATTAAAACGTGAATCCACTGTTGATGTCAAGAACGATATCATCAAAAATAATAAAAAGACGAATATTTATTATGTAATCAATGAAATTGTTCGTCTATTCAAAAAGATGACGCTTACTATTCTAATATTCACCAGTATATGTAGAAAGAGTGTATTCGGGTTACGGTCTGAGTGGGCAATTATCAAATAAATTGTGAGGTATCTTGACATTTTAATCCGAAATATCATACGCTATGTTCTGGGAAAAAGGTTAAGGTCAAAGAACGCATGCACTCATTAATGAAAAGCGAGGCGGATATCGATGAGCGAATTGAAAAGTGATTTCCTGTACAGTGAAGAGCACGAATGGGTGCAAACCGTAGGGAGGATACTGTACGTATTGGCATTACCGAGTTCGCTCAGCATCAGCTGGGTGACATTGTGTTTGTGGAATTGCCTGACCTTGAATCGAATGTAAAAGCAGAAGACAGCATTGGAACGATTGAATCGGTCAAAACGGTGTCGGACTTGTTTTCTCCCGTCACAGGTTCCATTATTGCAGTCAATGATTCATTGCAGGATTCACCTGAACTTGTGAACAGTTCCCCTTACGAGGAAGGCTGGATGATTGAGATTCGTGTTGAGGGAGATCTGACAGCAGCATTGTCTACATTGATGAATG
Protein-coding sequences here:
- the gcvPB gene encoding aminomethyl-transferring glycine dehydrogenase subunit GcvPB, which gives rise to MTQETTTTTTTVQGQSEMGASVSTPASSETATTFSAQTLSPAPEQSLIFELSSPGRVAYSLPECDVPRQAVDTLIPREMLRSEAAALPEVFEVDVIRHYTALSRRNFGVDNGFYPLGSCTMKYNPKINEDVARYNGFAKIHPYQHESSIQGALELLYTLQNDLAGLTGMDAVTLQPAAGAHGEWTGLMMIRAYHEGRGEQRTKVIVPDSSHGTNPASATVAGFETVTIPSRADGLVDLDALRAAVGSDTAALMLTNPNTLGLFEKDIQEIASIVHQAGGLLYYDGANSNAIMGITRPGDMGFDVVHLNLHKTMSTPHGGGGPGAGPVGVKSRLIPFLPKPMVIKNEDGIYAFDREGDQSIGRVKAYYGNFGILVRAYAYIRTYGPEGLRRVSECAVLNANYMMARLAPYYEIPYPGVCKHEFVMSGRGLKQYGVRTLDVAKRLLDFGYHPPTVYFPLNVEECIMIEPTETESKETLDGFIDTMIRIAKEAEETPELVLNAPYGTPVTRLDETTAARKPVLNCACS
- the gcvPA gene encoding aminomethyl-transferring glycine dehydrogenase subunit GcvPA; the protein is MSKHRYIPMTEQDQSAMLATIGVDTLEELFQDIPQEIRYQGELPVSSKLDEYALTRHMSKQANANANFETHASFLGAGIYDHHVPSVINHVISRSEFYTAYTPYQPEISQGELQAIFEFQSYICELTGMAVANASMYDGATAFAEAGNLAAAATRRKQLIVSRTVHPEARQVLQAYAHGLRLEIVEIGFKDGVTDWDALQAAISDDTAAVMIQSPNFFGAVENVKQAADLVHAHKGLLVVSANPLSLGLLEAPGKLGADIVVGDAQPLGIAASLGGPTCGYFAVSQPHMRRIPGRIVGQTTDRNGKRGFVLTLQAREQHIRREKATSNICSNQALLALSASVYMSIMGKQGMIDVADLNLQKSHYTRNTLTAIPGVSLTFNAPTFNEFVIKLPEGTDMDGLQVKLLDAGFIGGYELGRDYPELAGHMLIAVTERRSKEEIDEFARALEGSL
- the gcvT gene encoding glycine cleavage system aminomethyltransferase GcvT, with amino-acid sequence MSDLLRTPLFPLYQQYEGVRCIDFGGWELPVQFSGIQKEHEAVRERAGLFDVSHMGEFTVKGEQAEVFLQQMTTNDVTTLVPGQAQYTLMCYPDGGVVDDLLVYKLEDQHYMLVVNASNIDKDWAWLQEHLIPGVNMSNDSEQTALLALQGPLAVDIIGKVTDTDVSAIEPFRFVQNAEVCGVKLLLSRTGYTGEDGFELYVPADQAAAVWNGLMQAGEGHGLVPTGLGARDTLRFEAKLPLYGQDLSPTISPLEAGVGMFVKLNAGPFIGHEALLQQKNDGPARKLVGIEVLERGIPRPHYPIYAEGVHIGEVTTGTQSPTLKRNLGLALIDSQYAALGTPLEIEIRGKKLKAEVVKTPFHKRTRTSKTPTQGADQA